One Chryseobacterium indoltheticum DNA segment encodes these proteins:
- a CDS encoding peptide-methionine (S)-S-oxide reductase MsrA gives MIDNKTKADDLIEDYKFVTPKEIEEAVKTGKLNQTIFGMSCFWGPDSNFGSMPGVVQTRVGYAGASTLEPNYQYIKGHAEVVKVIYDKDKISYKELLGDPASWSFPGNKQGQYRPLLFVFDEEQRQVVEDLIKEIGKENAPEVIEAGDQKSHFWTAEDYHQKHRLRRNEKFVKLARLEFGARWDEHLYFTKLNGDGKKGFNASQWLKNLPQELQKAYRTG, from the coding sequence ATGATAGACAATAAAACGAAAGCGGACGACCTTATTGAAGACTATAAGTTTGTCACTCCTAAAGAAATCGAAGAAGCAGTAAAAACTGGAAAATTAAATCAAACGATTTTCGGAATGAGTTGCTTTTGGGGTCCTGATTCTAATTTTGGAAGTATGCCCGGAGTGGTGCAAACCCGTGTTGGCTACGCAGGCGCATCAACTTTGGAGCCAAATTATCAGTACATAAAAGGGCACGCAGAAGTTGTAAAAGTCATCTACGATAAAGACAAGATCAGCTATAAAGAATTGCTGGGCGATCCCGCATCGTGGTCTTTTCCCGGCAATAAACAAGGACAATACCGGCCTTTGCTTTTTGTTTTTGATGAAGAGCAGCGGCAAGTTGTAGAAGACCTGATTAAAGAAATTGGAAAGGAGAATGCTCCTGAAGTGATTGAGGCCGGAGACCAAAAAAGTCATTTCTGGACTGCCGAAGACTATCACCAAAAACATCGCCTCCGCAGGAACGAAAAGTTTGTGAAACTTGCCAGGTTAGAATTTGGGGCCCGATGGGATGAGCATCTGTATTTTACGAAGCTAAATGGCGACGGAAAGAAAGGTTTCAATGCTTCGCAATGGCTTAAAAATTTACCCCAGGAATTGCAAAAAGCATACAGAACAGGTTAA
- a CDS encoding GxxExxY protein: MRYLFPFITKKLKWTWGFRLDLLVENKVIIEVKSVENLAEVHHKQVLTYLKITKLKLGILVNFNVANIKDGIFRKVNGYNSLPQITQK, from the coding sequence GTGAGGTACCTGTTCCCGTTCATTACAAAGAAGTTAAAATGGACTTGGGGGTTTAGACTGGATTTATTAGTAGAAAATAAAGTAATTATTGAAGTCAAATCCGTAGAAAACCTCGCAGAAGTACATCATAAACAAGTGTTGACTTATTTGAAAATAACGAAGTTAAAACTGGGCATTTTAGTAAATTTTAATGTAGCAAATATTAAGGATGGCATATTTAGGAAAGTAAACGGTTATAATAGTCTCCCGCAGATAACGCAGAAATAG
- a CDS encoding bifunctional alpha/beta hydrolase/OsmC family protein: MNKTRLEIINKRGNKLCAYLELPANQKPHSYAIFAHCFTCNSTLAPVRNISRTLTNYGFGVVRFDFMGLGYSEGEFAESHFSGNIEDLVSVSDYLGEHFKAPSLLVGHSLGGAAAIVAASQLENIKAVATIGAPASVSHAKRLFSEQIDLESEAPVEVKIEGRPFKIDAQFVKDFEKTDLLAIVKSLRKPLLIMHAPFDNSVGIENARKLYHAAFHPKNFISLDGADHLLTNSKDSQYAGDMIGTWAQRYFGEAENEMLDTKGEQLVAHLNVKEDKFTTFMQTLKHSLIADEPESFGGNDLGPAPYDFLSAALASCSVLTVKLYAERKGWDLQEVYAYITYSKKHSDDLMIDVEKPGNIDHLSKKLKLIGNLTEEQRIRLTEIAAKCPVHKTLTGNVVIETERMEADEVH, from the coding sequence ATGAATAAAACGAGACTTGAAATCATCAACAAAAGAGGTAATAAGCTTTGCGCTTACTTGGAACTTCCGGCCAACCAGAAGCCCCATTCTTATGCCATTTTTGCCCATTGCTTTACCTGCAACAGCACTTTAGCCCCGGTGCGCAACATCAGCAGAACCCTTACCAATTACGGCTTTGGCGTGGTTCGCTTCGATTTTATGGGATTGGGCTACAGCGAGGGCGAATTTGCAGAAAGTCATTTTTCGGGCAATATAGAAGATCTTGTTTCGGTAAGTGATTACCTCGGCGAGCACTTTAAGGCACCCTCACTTTTAGTAGGACATTCTTTGGGCGGTGCAGCAGCCATTGTGGCGGCATCCCAATTGGAAAACATTAAAGCAGTAGCCACCATTGGTGCGCCAGCTTCAGTATCGCACGCAAAACGCCTGTTTTCCGAACAAATAGATTTGGAAAGCGAAGCGCCTGTTGAAGTGAAAATTGAGGGACGCCCCTTTAAAATTGATGCCCAATTTGTAAAAGATTTTGAAAAAACCGATTTATTGGCCATTGTAAAATCGCTTCGCAAACCCTTGCTCATCATGCACGCACCGTTCGACAACAGCGTGGGTATTGAAAATGCACGGAAATTGTACCACGCTGCTTTTCACCCAAAAAACTTCATCAGTTTAGACGGGGCCGATCATTTATTGACCAATAGCAAAGACAGTCAATACGCGGGGGATATGATTGGTACATGGGCACAGCGTTATTTTGGAGAAGCAGAAAACGAAATGCTCGACACAAAAGGCGAACAACTGGTGGCGCACTTAAATGTAAAAGAAGATAAGTTTACCACCTTTATGCAAACCCTTAAGCACAGCCTTATTGCTGATGAGCCAGAAAGCTTTGGAGGTAACGATTTGGGGCCAGCGCCTTACGATTTTCTAAGTGCGGCTTTGGCCTCTTGCTCGGTGCTGACCGTGAAATTGTATGCAGAAAGAAAAGGTTGGGACTTGCAGGAAGTGTATGCCTACATCACGTATTCTAAAAAGCACAGCGACGACCTGATGATTGATGTTGAAAAGCCGGGAAACATAGACCATCTTTCGAAAAAATTGAAACTTATCGGAAACTTAACGGAAGAGCAACGCATCCGATTAACAGAAATAGCCGCTAAATGCCCCGTACACAAAACCTTAACCGGCAATGTGGTAATTGAAACAGAAAGAATGGAAGCGGATGAGGTTCATTAA
- a CDS encoding SDR family NAD(P)-dependent oxidoreductase, with translation MQKINFADKSLHELYSLKGRNAVVTGAAQGIGLAIAKRLAEAGANVILTDLQEDVVKKAATDLAKVNGVKTIGVAYNVADTAKATEIAALAQKEWGQLDIWVNNAGVFPVMSALDIGDKEYDFLMNINLRGAFAGAREAAKLMQHNSDGGVIINMNSISGLKAATNSAHYVASKHAIYGFTKAFARDLASSNIRVLAVAPTLVQTPAVEHLEHDSKGAEEALEHIRLNIPLGRAAEPDDIARVVLFAASDMAAFMTGSMLVVDGGDMVL, from the coding sequence ATGCAAAAAATTAATTTCGCTGATAAATCGCTACACGAATTATACTCGTTAAAAGGCAGAAACGCCGTAGTAACAGGTGCTGCACAAGGAATTGGTCTAGCTATTGCAAAACGGCTGGCAGAAGCAGGCGCCAATGTAATACTTACCGACTTACAGGAAGATGTGGTTAAAAAGGCAGCAACCGATCTTGCAAAAGTAAACGGCGTAAAAACAATAGGCGTTGCCTACAACGTTGCCGACACGGCTAAAGCCACTGAAATTGCCGCGCTTGCTCAAAAAGAATGGGGGCAACTGGATATTTGGGTAAATAATGCAGGCGTTTTTCCCGTAATGAGTGCTTTGGATATTGGCGATAAGGAATATGACTTTTTGATGAACATCAACTTGCGTGGAGCCTTTGCCGGTGCAAGGGAGGCTGCAAAACTGATGCAGCACAACAGCGACGGCGGTGTAATTATCAATATGAATTCTATTTCGGGTTTAAAAGCGGCCACCAACTCGGCACATTATGTGGCTTCCAAACACGCTATTTACGGTTTTACCAAAGCGTTTGCACGTGATTTGGCCTCATCCAACATCCGTGTGCTGGCCGTTGCGCCCACGCTGGTGCAAACCCCCGCCGTTGAACATTTAGAGCACGACAGCAAAGGAGCTGAAGAAGCCTTGGAACACATCAGGCTAAATATCCCGTTAGGAAGGGCTGCTGAGCCGGATGATATTGCAAGGGTGGTACTGTTTGCCGCATCGGATATGGCAGCTTTTATGACGGGAAGTATGCTGGTGGTTGATGGAGGAGATATGGTGCTGTAA
- a CDS encoding aldo/keto reductase, with the protein MKSTNQIGLGTAAIGRPQYINIKQSDMEVTFSLDKIIEKGNQVFDEAYNRGVRFFDTSPGYGLAEELLASWLQKKNDPKIVVSTKWGYTYVANFDPNAKVHEVKEHSLEKLNQQWTFSKTLLPFLKIYQIHSATLDTGVLDNHAILNRLHQLKKEHSLLIGLTTTGSNQLEVLQKAMEITVNGEALFGSYQSTFNILDTSILKIKDQLQQPQLIIKEALANGRLIPNGHYPRYENLYALLMGLAKKYNVGTDAISMRFCMDHFPNAQVLSGANNKAHLQANLRANDFKLTTEEIDQLYQHNIAETDYWNERKKLEWN; encoded by the coding sequence ATGAAAAGCACAAACCAAATAGGGTTGGGTACTGCAGCCATTGGGCGGCCACAGTACATCAATATTAAGCAAAGCGATATGGAGGTTACCTTTTCCTTAGATAAAATCATTGAAAAAGGAAATCAGGTGTTTGATGAAGCTTACAACCGGGGCGTTCGCTTTTTTGATACCTCGCCGGGATACGGACTTGCGGAAGAACTTTTGGCAAGCTGGCTTCAAAAGAAAAACGACCCCAAAATTGTAGTTTCCACCAAGTGGGGCTATACCTATGTGGCCAATTTTGACCCCAATGCCAAAGTACATGAAGTAAAGGAACATTCGCTGGAAAAACTGAACCAACAATGGACATTTTCCAAAACGTTGCTGCCATTTCTGAAAATTTATCAGATACACTCGGCAACACTCGACACGGGCGTGCTCGACAATCATGCAATTTTGAACCGTTTGCATCAACTCAAAAAAGAGCACAGCCTCCTTATCGGGCTAACTACCACGGGCAGCAACCAGCTCGAGGTTTTACAAAAGGCAATGGAAATTACTGTTAACGGCGAAGCCTTGTTCGGCTCCTACCAATCGACCTTTAATATTTTGGATACCTCGATACTGAAAATAAAAGACCAATTGCAACAGCCGCAGCTCATCATAAAAGAAGCGTTGGCTAACGGGCGCCTAATACCAAATGGACACTATCCCCGATATGAAAACCTGTATGCCCTTTTGATGGGGCTGGCCAAAAAATATAACGTAGGAACAGATGCCATTTCAATGCGTTTTTGTATGGATCATTTTCCCAACGCCCAGGTGTTGAGCGGTGCAAACAACAAGGCTCATTTACAGGCCAACTTACGGGCAAATGATTTTAAATTAACTACAGAAGAAATCGATCAGTTATACCAACACAACATTGCCGAAACAGATTATTGGAACGAAAGAAAAAAACTGGAGTGGAATTAA
- a CDS encoding response regulator, with amino-acid sequence MDHFNSNNQSPDQQYSDKLNALKKKYSNVFDFLVFAAAQMANMEICTMSIASEGQVYVLASSDASPNQIYPQNPQFLFDDQTSVYEFKKSEFKFHRSYAIPGLEDNLIAHLNLFDREAKNLDKAEEDFVNKIVNQASKWFLVNEVDITERKNVENKILQAKELAEKAYVLKSEFVANMSHEIRTPLNGIIGFTELLLDTNLDETQRQYLEIINQSGVSLHSIINDILDFSKLEQQKLKLNLDKVEVEEMVSEAFNIVAYSNTNKQLEMLIDIDDTIPRYIWTDEMRLKQVFVNLLSNAIKFTEEGEITLYAKVLDDLEEGKKQIRFGVRDTGIGINSEKQAEIFNAFSQEDGSITKRYGGTGLGLTISNQILALAGSVLQVESDQGKGSDFFFDIQFDTEEEEHDVSFTDIKRVLIVDDNENNRKILKRMLKRKNIEVTECDSGLKALLMIMEKSEFDVIIMDYHMPIMDGIETIRKMKDIIPDVTHAAPYFVLCSSSDDTNLQEACDELEIENRLVKPIRMKQMYQLLSTLKSSEKKEPEKIKTVASEVSKREIKILIAEDNAINLLLTKTFLKDIIPQALIIEAKDGNEAVEKYQKDSPDLILMDIQMPHLNGIEATQKIRALEKNTEIPIIALTAGSFPGEKEKCLQAGMSDFLTKPLLKQILSDMIQKWFGIEIEKK; translated from the coding sequence ATGGACCACTTTAATAGCAATAATCAATCGCCGGATCAGCAGTATAGTGACAAATTAAATGCATTGAAAAAAAAATATTCAAATGTTTTTGATTTTTTAGTGTTCGCAGCTGCTCAGATGGCTAATATGGAGATTTGTACCATGAGTATTGCCTCGGAAGGACAAGTTTATGTTCTCGCTTCCAGTGACGCGTCCCCCAATCAGATATATCCTCAGAATCCTCAATTTCTTTTTGATGATCAAACTTCGGTTTATGAGTTTAAGAAATCGGAATTTAAATTTCATAGAAGTTATGCTATACCGGGTCTTGAGGACAATCTTATCGCTCATTTAAATTTATTTGACAGGGAAGCGAAAAATTTAGATAAAGCAGAGGAAGATTTCGTCAATAAAATAGTGAACCAAGCGTCGAAATGGTTTTTGGTAAATGAAGTTGACATCACCGAAAGAAAAAACGTGGAGAATAAAATCTTGCAAGCAAAAGAGCTAGCAGAAAAAGCCTATGTTTTAAAATCGGAGTTTGTGGCCAATATGAGCCATGAGATCAGAACCCCGTTAAATGGTATAATCGGCTTTACAGAGCTCCTTTTGGATACCAATCTGGACGAAACACAGAGACAGTATTTGGAAATTATCAATCAATCGGGAGTTTCTTTACACAGCATCATCAACGATATTTTAGACTTCTCAAAATTAGAACAGCAAAAACTGAAGCTAAACCTCGACAAAGTAGAGGTCGAGGAAATGGTTTCAGAAGCCTTCAATATTGTTGCGTACAGTAATACTAATAAGCAATTAGAAATGCTCATCGATATTGACGACACCATTCCTAGATATATATGGACTGATGAGATGCGCTTAAAACAGGTTTTCGTCAATCTTTTGAGTAACGCTATAAAATTTACCGAGGAAGGTGAGATTACTTTATATGCTAAAGTTTTAGATGATTTAGAAGAAGGAAAAAAACAAATCCGGTTTGGAGTTCGCGATACAGGTATTGGAATTAACAGTGAAAAACAAGCTGAGATTTTCAATGCTTTTTCACAGGAAGATGGCAGTATTACTAAAAGATATGGTGGTACTGGTTTGGGACTTACCATTTCGAACCAAATCTTGGCACTTGCCGGCAGTGTTTTACAAGTCGAAAGCGATCAGGGAAAAGGCAGTGATTTTTTCTTTGATATTCAGTTTGATACAGAGGAAGAGGAACATGATGTAAGCTTCACTGATATTAAGAGAGTTTTGATTGTTGACGATAATGAAAACAACCGAAAAATCCTGAAAAGGATGCTGAAACGAAAAAATATCGAAGTAACGGAATGCGATAGCGGGCTGAAGGCTTTGCTAATGATCATGGAGAAGTCTGAATTCGATGTGATCATTATGGATTATCACATGCCTATTATGGATGGCATTGAAACCATTAGGAAAATGAAGGATATCATTCCCGACGTCACTCATGCAGCGCCCTATTTTGTTTTGTGCAGCTCTTCCGATGATACTAATTTACAGGAAGCATGTGACGAATTAGAAATAGAAAACCGACTCGTAAAACCGATTCGTATGAAACAGATGTACCAGCTTTTATCCACCTTAAAGAGTTCTGAAAAGAAAGAACCGGAGAAAATAAAAACTGTCGCAAGTGAAGTGAGTAAGCGCGAAATAAAAATTTTAATTGCTGAGGATAATGCTATCAATTTACTTCTTACCAAAACTTTTTTAAAGGATATTATTCCTCAAGCTTTGATCATCGAGGCAAAAGATGGCAATGAAGCGGTTGAAAAATACCAAAAAGATAGTCCTGATCTTATTTTAATGGATATTCAGATGCCTCATCTCAATGGTATTGAAGCAACTCAGAAAATAAGAGCCTTGGAAAAAAATACAGAAATACCTATTATTGCACTAACGGCAGGAAGTTTTCCTGGTGAGAAAGAAAAGTGTCTGCAAGCAGGAATGTCAGACTTTTTAACCAAACCTTTATTAAAACAAATCCTGTCTGATATGATTCAAAAATGGTTTGGTATAGAAATCGAAAAAAAATAA
- a CDS encoding peptidoglycan-binding protein LysM — protein MTKLIVITALTIGATILGTNNVQAQNTTATTTVNITLNDVISIDAGSTAIGNTVDFNYATAADYNSDQTITKANSLKVTSTKNFNVKVKAGGANFMNGTNLIPVNVLTIKAAAAAGTMGGTKNAVVLSATDQNLVTNAPLGSALTLNLDYTIPAAKSSSADILGKPAGTYTQTVTYTATAL, from the coding sequence ATGACAAAACTAATCGTAATCACAGCCTTAACTATCGGAGCAACTATATTAGGAACTAACAATGTTCAGGCTCAAAATACAACTGCAACAACAACCGTAAACATTACCCTTAACGATGTGATCTCAATCGACGCCGGAAGTACTGCCATCGGTAATACGGTTGACTTCAACTATGCTACTGCAGCAGATTATAACTCTGATCAGACGATTACTAAAGCAAACTCTTTAAAGGTTACTTCAACCAAGAACTTTAACGTTAAAGTAAAAGCTGGAGGTGCAAATTTCATGAATGGAACCAACTTAATCCCTGTAAATGTTTTGACAATCAAAGCTGCTGCAGCTGCCGGAACAATGGGCGGAACAAAAAATGCTGTCGTTTTATCTGCAACTGATCAAAACTTAGTGACAAATGCACCACTTGGAAGCGCTTTGACACTGAATCTGGATTACACGATTCCTGCAGCGAAATCATCTTCTGCTGATATTTTAGGTAAACCAGCCGGAACTTACACGCAAACAGTAACTTATACTGCAACTGCTTTATAA
- a CDS encoding response regulator, whose product MGLKVNVRIIVADDHGIVRMGLIQTIKRLLPDAIISEVEDFKSLYKAILKEELDLAIMDVNMPNGSIQEAIDYIKNHKPQLKILIFSSQDEELYAMRYLKMGAGGYLSKQSSSAVIETALTAMLSTGRYASEDVKEAMFLESLNGATKNSPFEALSDRELQIANKLAEGLPLKEISNQLNLHSSTISTYKNRLFEKLKIRSVPELVEILRLYNQ is encoded by the coding sequence ATGGGCTTAAAAGTAAACGTTCGTATTATTGTAGCAGACGATCACGGTATTGTGAGGATGGGTTTAATACAAACTATCAAACGCCTCTTACCTGATGCTATAATCTCCGAAGTGGAGGATTTTAAATCACTGTACAAAGCAATTTTGAAGGAAGAATTGGATCTGGCCATTATGGATGTCAATATGCCTAATGGTTCTATTCAGGAAGCGATAGATTACATCAAAAACCACAAACCCCAATTAAAAATTCTCATATTTTCTTCTCAAGATGAAGAGTTGTACGCAATGCGTTATCTAAAGATGGGTGCCGGTGGCTATCTTAGCAAACAAAGCTCCAGTGCAGTAATTGAAACTGCTCTGACAGCGATGCTTAGTACAGGCCGGTATGCAAGTGAAGATGTAAAAGAAGCGATGTTTTTAGAATCGTTAAATGGTGCGACAAAAAACTCACCCTTTGAAGCACTATCCGACCGCGAATTGCAAATTGCCAATAAGCTTGCAGAAGGTCTTCCCCTCAAAGAAATTTCTAATCAACTTAATCTCCATTCATCGACGATCAGCACTTACAAAAACAGGCTTTTTGAGAAGCTGAAAATACGATCCGTACCCGAATTGGTGGAGATTCTTAGGCTGTATAATCAGTAA
- a CDS encoding GxxExxY protein, which produces MTETDISYKIRGAIFDIYNELGAGLLESVYVAALEWELLNQGLQVKREVPVPVHYKEVKMDLGV; this is translated from the coding sequence ATGACTGAAACCGATATTTCCTACAAAATAAGAGGAGCCATATTTGATATTTATAATGAGTTGGGTGCTGGTTTGCTCGAAAGCGTTTATGTGGCTGCTTTGGAATGGGAACTTCTAAACCAAGGACTACAAGTAAAACGTGAGGTACCTGTTCCCGTTCATTACAAAGAAGTTAAAATGGACTTGGGGGTTTAG
- a CDS encoding GlcG/HbpS family heme-binding protein gives MDITLEQAEKIVAAAKTKAKEIDTLMNIAVVDRGVHLVAFARMDGAWLGSLDIAIKKAKTAKLFNINTGDIGALSQPGASLYNIELSNGGLISFPGGVPVKNTAGEIIGAIGVSGSSVENDHAVAEAGSLAL, from the coding sequence ATGGACATTACATTAGAACAAGCAGAAAAAATAGTAGCCGCTGCTAAAACAAAGGCTAAAGAAATTGATACATTAATGAATATTGCCGTAGTAGATCGTGGTGTGCACCTCGTGGCATTTGCAAGGATGGATGGTGCATGGCTGGGCTCTTTGGATATCGCCATAAAGAAAGCAAAAACGGCAAAGTTATTCAATATAAATACGGGCGACATTGGAGCATTATCACAACCGGGAGCCTCATTATACAATATTGAACTTTCCAATGGAGGATTGATTTCCTTTCCCGGTGGTGTGCCTGTTAAAAATACTGCGGGAGAAATTATCGGAGCAATAGGCGTAAGCGGAAGTTCGGTAGAAAATGACCATGCAGTTGCCGAAGCCGGATCATTAGCATTGTAA
- a CDS encoding four-helix bundle copper-binding protein produces MKYKNQKSAELIAILNECAATCRFCSVASLNEETVKSMVSSIKSNLDCSEMCNLLASYLSRNSAHASHLLKECIEICEACATECEKHPHMDHCRECAETCRKCAEACKNAL; encoded by the coding sequence ATGAAATACAAAAATCAAAAAAGTGCAGAATTAATTGCTATATTAAATGAATGTGCAGCTACCTGTCGTTTTTGTTCTGTAGCCTCGCTTAACGAAGAAACCGTAAAATCAATGGTTTCATCTATCAAAAGCAATTTAGACTGCTCAGAAATGTGCAATCTACTGGCATCTTACCTCTCTCGAAACTCCGCACACGCATCCCATTTGCTGAAAGAATGCATTGAAATATGCGAAGCCTGCGCCACCGAATGTGAAAAGCACCCCCACATGGACCATTGCCGGGAATGTGCTGAAACCTGCCGAAAATGTGCTGAGGCGTGTAAAAATGCACTTTGA
- a CDS encoding cupin domain-containing protein, protein MEKQYKKYKLNEFVTLQVLSYTDEMMVVKLWFIGKGFDSTHHHGNQEVNIVTGGEFEATNGTERIKVYPGQAVKVPSNFEHNMECLSPTGEMVTVWTPARQDIIEKYTEQE, encoded by the coding sequence ATGGAAAAACAATATAAAAAGTATAAACTAAACGAATTCGTAACACTACAAGTGCTTTCTTATACGGACGAAATGATGGTGGTCAAATTATGGTTTATCGGCAAAGGCTTCGACAGTACGCACCACCACGGCAACCAGGAAGTAAACATCGTAACTGGTGGCGAGTTTGAAGCTACGAACGGTACCGAAAGAATAAAAGTATATCCCGGACAAGCGGTAAAGGTACCTTCCAATTTTGAGCACAACATGGAATGCTTGTCGCCCACCGGCGAAATGGTTACGGTTTGGACCCCGGCAAGGCAGGATATTATTGAAAAATATACAGAACAAGAATAA
- a CDS encoding sensor histidine kinase, protein MNNLVNELQLKIEKLENEISFKNGLISILSHDSKELFGNFLWLIEALEQKTISEEDFFKLLPQVKSDARKNLQSVQDSTAWLKTQYGEFKIKPVKIMVMDLFYHLEEKYAAKLKEKSIKFYFKGESDSFLTTDRLLLEYVLDKIFNNAIKYSLPGQDIYLQEVTSGDQVILNVIDFGTGMNEKYLSTIFSYDNPVFQGTAGEKGAGLSLKIVKNFISLLHGNIQIISAENKGTTVSLFFT, encoded by the coding sequence ATGAATAACCTTGTCAACGAACTACAATTAAAAATCGAAAAACTGGAAAACGAAATCAGTTTTAAGAACGGACTCATCTCGATATTGTCTCATGATTCAAAAGAACTGTTTGGAAATTTTCTGTGGCTTATAGAAGCGTTGGAGCAAAAAACTATAAGTGAGGAAGATTTTTTTAAATTGTTGCCGCAGGTAAAAAGCGATGCCCGGAAGAATCTGCAAAGTGTTCAGGATAGCACCGCCTGGCTAAAAACACAATACGGGGAATTTAAGATTAAACCTGTGAAAATTATGGTGATGGATCTTTTTTACCATTTAGAAGAAAAATACGCTGCTAAATTAAAAGAAAAAAGCATCAAATTTTATTTTAAAGGAGAATCCGATTCATTTCTTACAACCGATCGCTTGTTGCTCGAATATGTTTTAGACAAAATTTTCAACAATGCGATCAAATACTCTTTGCCGGGGCAAGATATTTATTTACAGGAAGTTACATCAGGTGATCAGGTCATACTTAATGTGATCGACTTCGGAACGGGAATGAACGAAAAATATTTATCGACAATCTTCAGCTATGATAACCCCGTATTTCAAGGTACTGCTGGCGAGAAAGGAGCCGGATTAAGTTTGAAAATCGTTAAAAATTTCATATCCTTGCTGCATGGAAACATCCAAATCATTTCCGCCGAAAATAAAGGCACTACAGTTTCCCTTTTTTTTACATAA
- a CDS encoding DUF417 family protein, whose amino-acid sequence MNGTLQSKIYKVGYYISLLGTVAILLWIALLKFTPPEANGIKLLVENSPFTSWMYDVWSVSTTAKIIGISEIIIVILIILSIWFSKLRIYATLGMTAMFLVTISFWFTTPAPDGWLKIVDGLPMPNANRLKDIMFLGFGLMLINFPKNKQSI is encoded by the coding sequence ATGAATGGAACATTACAATCAAAAATATATAAAGTTGGATATTACATCTCACTTTTAGGAACGGTAGCGATTTTGCTTTGGATAGCACTTTTAAAATTTACGCCCCCGGAAGCAAATGGAATTAAGCTATTGGTAGAAAACAGTCCTTTCACTTCGTGGATGTATGATGTATGGTCTGTTTCAACAACAGCTAAAATTATCGGTATTTCAGAAATCATAATCGTTATCTTAATTATTTTAAGTATCTGGTTTTCAAAACTCAGAATTTATGCTACACTTGGTATGACGGCTATGTTTTTGGTAACGATCAGTTTTTGGTTTACCACCCCTGCCCCTGATGGGTGGCTAAAAATAGTTGACGGATTGCCGATGCCTAATGCCAATAGATTGAAAGACATTATGTTTTTAGGTTTTGGACTGATGCTGATTAATTTTCCTAAAAATAAACAATCAATTTAA
- a CDS encoding fimbrial biogenesis chaperone produces MRKLIHLFIFFILTGSSSILAQSISMSPTRLFFTGNPGEKVTQTVTLQNSSDKDYVFNLNYKDWAREEDGNKVYLEAGSSKTSNAAWLSTLENAVTVPAKSTKEIVVTMQIPANASKSTVTNSMLFFTQLPQQADQARIQNGIGIITLFEVGLHIFYTPPGNQKKSLDITNIAEVSNESAANKKVAVSIHNDGNTINDATVEFELTNTDNGKEIKLAAISISMLPNTDQVVQFSLPENISGNFLGVAIIKMAGSNDLRVGEKNFKF; encoded by the coding sequence ATGCGCAAGTTAATTCACCTTTTCATTTTCTTTATTCTTACAGGGTCTTCTTCAATTCTGGCACAAAGTATCTCGATGTCGCCTACGCGACTGTTTTTTACCGGTAATCCAGGAGAAAAAGTAACACAAACAGTTACGCTTCAAAACAGCTCGGATAAGGATTATGTTTTTAATCTCAACTATAAAGATTGGGCTAGAGAAGAAGACGGAAATAAAGTTTATCTTGAAGCAGGCAGTTCAAAAACTTCTAATGCCGCTTGGCTGTCTACCTTGGAAAACGCTGTAACGGTTCCCGCGAAAAGTACAAAGGAAATTGTAGTAACCATGCAGATTCCGGCAAACGCATCAAAGTCTACCGTAACCAACAGCATGTTGTTTTTTACTCAACTTCCTCAGCAGGCAGATCAGGCACGTATTCAGAACGGGATTGGTATTATTACCTTATTTGAGGTTGGACTTCACATCTTCTATACACCGCCAGGAAACCAGAAAAAAAGTTTAGACATTACCAATATAGCTGAGGTAAGTAATGAGAGTGCAGCAAACAAAAAAGTCGCAGTAAGCATCCATAACGATGGAAATACCATCAATGATGCCACCGTTGAGTTTGAACTTACCAATACCGACAATGGTAAAGAAATAAAATTAGCCGCAATTTCAATCTCTATGCTTCCCAATACCGATCAGGTCGTTCAGTTTTCTTTACCAGAGAACATTTCAGGGAACTTTCTTGGCGTGGCTATTATCAAAATGGCAGGATCCAATGATTTACGCGTAGGCGAAAAAAACTTTAAATTTTAA